The Solanum lycopersicum chromosome 9, SLM_r2.1 genome window below encodes:
- the LOC112942171 gene encoding uncharacterized protein, translating to MLSKMLPSYLLDSGFFEENERTKFADCHAYKDNITGSLREPQVPFMIEFAQDIPTQDCDSLDCGLYVTAFAEYISDQINISYANFSPDYLRQRYGALLWSYGSEKAKCGCVSDNDDPPKFRGVVTPPPEEDLVHIV from the exons ATGCTGTCTAAAATGCTTCCTTCATACCTACTTGACAGtggattttttgaagaaaatgaacgCACAAAATTTGCTGATTGTCATGCATATAAAGACAACATTACTGGTTCACTTCGGGAGCCTCAAGTTCCTTTCATGATTGAATTTGCACAAGACATCCCTACACAGGATTGCGATAGCCT AGACTGTGGGTTATATGTTACTGCATTTGCCGAGTATATCAGTGACCAAATCAATATATCATATGCTAATTTTAGTCCTGATTACCTGCGTCAAAGATATGGAGCATTGCTGTGGAGTTATGGAAGTGAGAAGGCTAAGTGCGGATGTGTTAGCGACAATGATGATCCACCAAAATTCAGGGGTGTAGTCACACCACCACCAGAAGAAGATTTAGTTCATATAGTGTAG